The Leptolyngbyaceae cyanobacterium genomic sequence TTGATTTGGTTCTATTCTGATATATCCTTGAGTGAAATTATAAGCATTACCATTTGGATAAACTTCTGATAATACTGCACATAAATCAAATGTTGGTCGATCTGCGGTGCAATAAATTTCTACCGCTACGTCTCCAACTATATGTAAATCTTCTTTTAATGATGCAGACGTGTAGGTTAAAACATCCGTTCGAGTATCAACGGCAGAACGTTCAAAAGATCCGGCAGGAATTACGGCGTGTCCTCCCACAGCGGGAACGGGTCGCCAAGGGTCGTGAACAATGACATCGCTAATAGAAGAGGCACAAGAACTAGGACTCTGGGAAATTTTTGCGTTTTTTCCGATTATTTTTTTTCTATTGATTTCTTCTTCTTGGATGACTAATTTTCCAACATCATCCCGCATACTAGCTAAACCATTGCTGGTGATAAATAATGATTTTTGACGATCGGTAGGCCAGCTTTCCAAGCATTTCCACTTGTGCGAGCCCATTTCAAATAAAGAAACAGGTAATTCTTTTAATAATCCAGTATCAATTCCTTTGAGAAAATGATCGAACCAGCGAATTTGTAACTCGTCTATTGGATTAGCTGCTGCCTTACCATAGTCTACTGCACCGACTTTTCTAGTCCAAGGAAGATGCGCCCAAGGGCCAACTAACAAATATTGCGGATAGCTACTACGAGACGCCATATCTTTGTATAAATTAAGCGTACCCCGCAAATAAGTATCGAACCATCCACCGACGTGCAACATGGGCAAATCTACATCTTGAAAGTAAGTTTTAGGAGATAGCTTTTGCCAATATTTATCTGATTTGGGACGGGCGATCCAATCATGATAATAGGAATCTGGTGCTAAATATTTAATTATTTCTGGATAAGCGGGAATTAAATCATGTAATGGTAAGGTGCGAGATGCAGCGTAAAGGGCTTGATAAGCTTTTTCATCTCCTCGCAATCTAGCGGTTTCTGCTGCTAATTGGATTGCCCAACCGAGAT encodes the following:
- a CDS encoding CocE/NonD family hydrolase, whose amino-acid sequence is MTKETVSMFTRDGVRLDADVYRPDGEGTYPVLLMRQPYGRSIASTVVYAHPTWYASHGYIVVIQDVRGRGTSEGEFQLFANEIEDGFDTVNWAANLPGSNGKVGMYGFSYQGMTQLYAAISKPTALKTICPAMIGYDLYSDWAYENGAFCLQSNLGWAIQLAAETARLRGDEKAYQALYAASRTLPLHDLIPAYPEIIKYLAPDSYYHDWIARPKSDKYWQKLSPKTYFQDVDLPMLHVGGWFDTYLRGTLNLYKDMASRSSYPQYLLVGPWAHLPWTRKVGAVDYGKAAANPIDELQIRWFDHFLKGIDTGLLKELPVSLFEMGSHKWKCLESWPTDRQKSLFITSNGLASMRDDVGKLVIQEEEINRKKIIGKNAKISQSPSSCASSISDVIVHDPWRPVPAVGGHAVIPAGSFERSAVDTRTDVLTYTSASLKEDLHIVGDVAVEIYCTADRPTFDLCAVLSEVYPNGNAYNFTQGYIRIEPNQLTSPVTIPLQPTCFKITKGNQLRLSLSAACFPAYPVNPGTGSLPHETRLMEGQMIAVTVFSGGNCPSRILLPV